In Populus trichocarpa isolate Nisqually-1 chromosome 7, P.trichocarpa_v4.1, whole genome shotgun sequence, the following proteins share a genomic window:
- the LOC7477978 gene encoding salicylic acid-binding protein 2 isoform X2 — protein MVHLSTLYTGMQVLTRIKTTMVETKNQEHFVLVHGACHGAWCWQKFKTLLESASNRVTLLDLAASGANMKAIQDVETLDEYTEPLLEFLASLQPKEKVILVGHSLGGLSLALAMEKFPEKIAVAVFLSAFMPDTTHKPSFVLDQFNERTPADYWLDTQFLPYSSSQCHLTTIVFGPKFLSSKLYQLSPPEDLEQAKTLVRPGSMFLDDLSKANSFSTTGYGSVKRVYVIFDKDLAIPVEFQRWMIENSAVEEVMEIEGADHMVMFSKPQELFHCLSEIANKHA, from the exons ATGGTGCATCTCTCCACCCTATATACTGGGATGCAGGTGCTTACCCGCATCAAAACAACAATGGTAGAGACCAAGAATCAGGAGCATTTTGTTCTAGTACATGGAGCTTGCCATGGGGCTTGGTGCTGGCAAAAGTTCAAAACGCTGCTTGAGTCAGCAAGTAACAGGGTCACGTTGCTTGACCTTGCTGCTTCAGGCGCCAACATGAAGGCAATCCAAGATGTAGAAACACTTGATGAATATACGGAGCCTTTGTTAGAGTTTCTGGCCTCATTACAACCGAAGGAGAAGGTTATTCTAGTAGGGCACAGCCTAGGAGGTTTGAGTTTGGCTCTTGCTATGGAAAAGTTCCCAGAGAAGATTGCTGTTGCTGTTTTCTTATCAGCTTTCATGCCAGATACCACACACAAGCCATCATTTGTCTTGGATCAG TTTAACGAGAGGACCCCGGCGGATTACTGGTTGGACACTCAATTTTTACCATACAGCAGCTCTCAATGTCATCTCACAACAATAGTTTTTGGACCCAAATTCTTATCCTCCAAGCTCTATCAGCTAAGCCCACCTGAG GATCTTGAGCAAGCAAAAACTTTGGTAAGGCCAGGATCAATGTTTCTGGATGATTTGTCAAAGGCAAACAGTTTCTCCACGACGGGCTATGGGTCAGTCAAACGAGTATATGTTATCTTTGACAAAGATTTAGCGATACCAGTAGAGTTTCAACGCTGGATGATTGAAAACAGTGCTGTTGAAGAAGTTATGGAAATTGAAGGTGCAGACCATATGGTTATGTTCAGCAAGCCACAAGAACTCTTCCATTGTCTCTCAGAGATAGCAAATAAACATGCTTAA